AAGATTCAGACATCAGTTATCAAGTAAAAACACTAAACCTATATCCAAGTCCAAAATTAATAAATGATATAGAAAATATCAATCCAAACATAAAATTTAAAACATGGAACGAATACAATAAAGAACTCTATAAGGCGCTAAAAATAGAGAAAAACACAATGCTCATAATTTTAACATGCATATTTCTTGTTATTGCCGTTAATACATATTATTTACAAAAAAGAATACTGATAAACAAAAGCAAATCAATCTCAATACTATTATCTATTGGTCTTAAAACTCAAAAGATTAGGCAAATTTTTCTAATTCACTCAGCGATAATTTGCATTATAGGTAGTATTATTGGCCTTATTGCAGGTATTCTTATATCATTAAACATTAATGAAATACTAAATTTAATAGATCTCCTGATAAACAGTTTAATCAATGCTGTTAACTACCTATTAAACTTAAAAGTGCAAACTGTTGAGATCAAAATAGTGAAAAATATCATTACTCCTAAAATATTCTCAAGCGATTTACTATTTACATCTTCTTTTGCTTGTTTCTTTACAATGTACTCAAGCTTTAGGTTAACAACAAAGATTAAATACATCCAGAAAGTAAATGGGGCCATATAGATGACAAACATACTAACTATAAAAGAAATACACAAAACGTACATCAAAAATAAAACAAAGATAAAAGTGATAGAAAATTTAAGCATAAACGTAAAAAGTGGAGACTTTATTTCCATTCAAGGAAAAAGCGGATGCGGGAAATCAACACTTTTTAACATCATATCAGGAATTGATAAGATGGATTCAGGTGAAATAATATCTTGTGGAATTTCTTTAAAAGGCGCAAATGAAAAAACACTAAGTTTTTACAAAAATAAAAAAATAGGTCTTGTTTTTCAAAATCATAATTTAATTGATGAATTTAATGTGCTTGAAAATATCATTTTACCTAAAATAATTGAAGGACAAGATCACTTTGAGACAATAAATAGAAAAGCTCTAAATTTAATGAGAATATTGGAAATAGATTTAAGAGCAGAACATTACCCTTCAGAACTTTCGGGGGGAGAGGCGCAAAGAGTAGCGATTGCTAGAGCATTAATAAATGAACCAAATATGATATTATGCGATGAACCTACTGGTAACCTGGATATTAACACCGCAAAGACAGTTGAATCTCTATTAATAGATACTGCTAAAAAATTTAGAAAAACATTAATTCTAGTTAGTCATAATCTAGAATTTGCCAATAAGGCAGATGTAAAATACGAGCTTAAAGAAAAGAAATTGAAGAGAATATGATGCATCCCAATATTAAAGAACTTGCAAAAATAGCATATATAATCTTTATAAATTCAACAAACAAAAAGGCATTAATTGGTTCTGGGGT
The sequence above is drawn from the Borrelia sp. RT5S genome and encodes:
- a CDS encoding ABC transporter ATP-binding protein, with translation MTNILTIKEIHKTYIKNKTKIKVIENLSINVKSGDFISIQGKSGCGKSTLFNIISGIDKMDSGEIISCGISLKGANEKTLSFYKNKKIGLVFQNHNLIDEFNVLENIILPKIIEGQDHFETINRKALNLMRILEIDLRAEHYPSELSGGEAQRVAIARALINEPNMILCDEPTGNLDINTAKTVESLLIDTAKKFRKTLILVSHNLEFANKADVKYELKEKKLKRI